A stretch of Vairimorpha necatrix chromosome 2, complete sequence DNA encodes these proteins:
- a CDS encoding coatomer subunit delta → MIVGTFIVNKSQIVSRFTDQLKISKIENLILDFMQDPRPLVIKGLFKYIQHIQNNVHYVLITSLNYKENKGRKILEYISNNSTLDTIDQLITIDNVLYNETPIFSNLSLIKNMESQEEKIYKMMMKNKASEIKKKYSQIQSSTSKNEYKERHSHQEEKLITSSKNETSQVSTSSKKTKSFETSKKGIFILLKEKLKCQIDVENTLKNVEINGEMILNIKNESYKNLEIKVKGDISACKFSPKLDKQSCKNNIIRSDKDFSLNKNIALMKWKSQNITNLPISFTFWPSEVKQGTYQVSLEFTAEEDINNLNINIPIKDVIVVDTNLTTNDNFIEWNIGNIKKNDSDSLDFQCKCEDIKKIFPIDVYFTSEKINLEVGDIEIKGHDEDEYEMKKMTEVEEYKIEYE, encoded by the coding sequence ATGATTGTCGGCACTTTTATCGTCAACAAATCCCAAATAGTCTCCCGCTTCACTGACCAACTCAAGATCTCCAAAATCGAGAATCTTATCCTCGACTTCATGCAGGACCCCAGGCCTCTAGTCATAAAAGGCCTCTTCAAGTACATTCAACATATCCAAAATAATGTCCACTACGTCTTAATAACAAGtctaaattataaagaaaataaaggCAGGAAAATACTAGAATATATTAGTAATAATAGTACTCTAGACACTATTGATCAATTAATAACTATAGATAATGTCTTATACAACGAAACTCCTATATTTAGTAATCTGAgccttataaaaaatatggaGAGTCAAGAAGAAAAGATCTACAAAATGATgatgaaaaataaagcaagcgaaattaaaaagaaatatagtCAAATCCAGAGTAGTACAagtaaaaatgaatataaagaaagaCATTCTCATCAAGAAGAAAAACTAATAACTAGTAGTAAAAATGAGACAAGTCAAGTTTCAACTAGtagtaaaaaaactaaatctTTTGAAACTAGTAAAAAAGGCATCTTCATTTtactaaaagaaaaattaaaatgtcAAATAGATGTAGAAAATACACTTAAAAATGTAGAAATAAATGGagaaatgattttaaatataaaaaatgaatcttataaaaatctagaaataaaagtaaaagGCGACATTTCAGCGTGTAAATTCAGTCCAAAGCTGGACAAACAatcttgtaaaaataatataattagaaGTGACAAAGACTTCTctcttaataaaaacatagcTTTAATGAAATGGAAAAGTCAAAATATAACGAATTTACCAATAAGTTTCACATTCTGGCCAAGTGAAGTAAAACAAGGAACTTATCAAGTAAGCTTGGAATTTACAGCAGAAGAAGATATTAATaatctaaatataaatattcctATTAAAGATGTTATAGTAGTCGACACTAATCTGACGACTAATGATAATTTCATAGAATGGAATATtggaaatataaagaaaaatgatTCTGACTCACTTGATTTTCAATGTAAATGTGAagatataaagaaaatatttcctATTGATGTGTATTTTACTAGTGAAAAGATTAATTTAGAAGTTGGAGATATAGAAATTAAAGGGCATGATGAAGATGAATATGAGATGAAGAAAATGACAGAAGtagaagaatataaaattgaatatgaataa
- a CDS encoding DNA-directed rna polymerases I,II and III subunit RPABC, whose protein sequence is MLEVIDDQVEIRDDHKKSVRVTMPKLTKYERAHILGVRASQLSGGAPPFVDIEDETDSLKIARKELGERKIPFIVRRIFPDGSCEDWPLNELEL, encoded by the coding sequence ATGCTGGAAGTTATTGACGATCAAGTGGAAATTAGAGATGACCATAAAAAATCTGTAAGAGTCACCATGCCCAAACTCACTAAATACGAGAGGGCACATATTCTTGGAGTCAGGGCATCCCAGCTGAGTGGCGGGGCTCCCCCGTTTGTAGATATTGAGGATGAGACTGATAGTCTGAAGATAGCCAGGAAGGAATTGGGAGAGAGGAAGATTCCTTTTATAGTGAGGAGAATATTCCCTGATGGATCATGTGAAGATTGGCCACTCAATGAATTAGAACTGTGA